The segment TGCGACAGGAAATTCATCCGGCTTACAGACCTATCAGTCTATCGATCACAGACCATATACAGGTGTATCGTACTACCGGTTGAAAATGGTGGATCAGGATGGAAGTTATGCTTACTCAAAAGTGATTAAAGTAAACTTTGGCATAAGTGGAGCATTGGGAGAAATTACTTTATTCCCTAACCCTGGTAATGGAGATGTAATTTACTTTACGGTTAACAACACAGAGGTGAAGATTGCTTCTATCCATGACATGTTAGGCAGATCGGTAGGGTATCAGACTAGTTGGGATGCAGATGGCACAATGAAAGTAACCTTTAGTGAAAGACTGGCTGCCGGTACGTATGTGGCTATTCTGGTAGCAAAAGATGGATCTTCTTCTTC is part of the Xanthocytophaga agilis genome and harbors:
- a CDS encoding T9SS type A sorting domain-containing protein, which produces NFSPFTLATEIDYNPLPVTLLDFTGKAVDQQVNLNWQTASEVNTSYFVVERSQDGKTFQEVTQVNATGNSSGLQTYQSIDHRPYTGVSYYRLKMVDQDGSYAYSKVIKVNFGISGALGEITLFPNPGNGDVIYFTVNNTEVKIASIHDMLGRSVGYQTSWDADGTMKVTFSERLAAGTYVAILVAKDGSSSS